From the genome of Azospira restricta, one region includes:
- a CDS encoding hemolysin family protein: protein MDIVLLLVLILINAAFAMSEMAVVSSRKSRLQSLAEDGSIGADAALSLHQNPSNFLSTIQVGITSVGILSGAIGEAVLADPLTVWIAAIPPLETYARGIALTITVVGLTYFSVVIGELVPKQLALLAPEGIASLIARPMMLLSSLTHPLVILLSTSSSLVLRLFGARRKEEPPVTDDEIKVLMEQGAEAGVFHESEQAIVSNVLRLDEQRIAAIMTPRRDMCVVDLDDGEEAVRQQIIDSEFSRLVICRDGLDHILGVLQKGDLLKKALPGLPLGIADVEAVLHPPLYVPEAVSTTQLLENFRRARLQFALIVDEYGEVQGLVTLTDVLSSIVGELVEPEAPEDRDIIRREDGSWLADGDVGIERLKAELDIGDDLPGEEENSFHTLGGFVMHMLGRIPVPADHFVAVGCRFEVMDMDRNRVDKVLINAVPESGDAAG, encoded by the coding sequence ATGGACATAGTCTTACTGCTCGTACTCATCCTCATCAACGCCGCCTTCGCGATGTCGGAAATGGCGGTCGTCTCCTCGCGCAAGTCGAGGCTGCAGAGCCTCGCCGAGGACGGCAGCATCGGCGCCGACGCGGCGCTGTCGCTGCACCAGAACCCCTCGAACTTCCTGTCGACGATCCAGGTCGGCATCACCAGCGTCGGCATCCTCAGCGGCGCCATCGGCGAGGCCGTGCTCGCCGACCCGCTGACCGTGTGGATCGCCGCGATCCCGCCGCTCGAGACCTACGCGCGCGGCATCGCGCTGACGATCACCGTCGTCGGCCTGACCTACTTCTCGGTGGTGATCGGTGAGCTGGTGCCGAAGCAGCTGGCGCTGCTGGCGCCGGAAGGCATCGCCTCGCTGATCGCGCGACCGATGATGCTGCTCTCCAGCCTCACCCATCCGCTGGTGATCCTGCTGTCGACCTCGTCGTCGCTGGTGCTGCGCCTGTTCGGCGCCCGCCGCAAGGAGGAGCCGCCGGTCACCGACGACGAGATCAAGGTGCTGATGGAGCAGGGCGCCGAAGCCGGCGTCTTCCATGAGAGCGAGCAGGCGATCGTTTCCAACGTGCTGCGCCTCGACGAGCAGCGCATCGCCGCGATCATGACGCCGCGCCGCGACATGTGCGTCGTCGACCTCGACGACGGCGAAGAGGCGGTGCGCCAGCAGATCATCGACAGCGAATTCTCGCGGCTGGTGATCTGCCGCGACGGCCTCGACCACATCCTCGGCGTGCTGCAGAAGGGCGACCTCTTGAAGAAGGCGCTGCCCGGCCTGCCGCTCGGCATCGCCGACGTCGAGGCGGTGCTCCATCCGCCGCTGTACGTGCCGGAGGCGGTGTCGACGACGCAGCTGCTGGAAAACTTCCGTCGCGCGCGGCTGCAGTTCGCGCTGATCGTCGACGAGTACGGCGAGGTGCAGGGGCTGGTGACGCTGACCGACGTGCTGTCGTCGATCGTCGGCGAGCTGGTCGAGCCGGAGGCGCCGGAGGACCGCGACATCATCCGCCGCGAGGACGGCTCCTGGCTGGCCGACGGCGACGTCGGCATCGAGCGCCTGAAGGCCGAGCTCGACATCGGCGACGACCTGCCCGGCGAGGAGGAGAACAGCTTCCACACGCTGGGCGGCTTCGTCATGCACATGCTCGGTCGCATCCCGGTGCCGGCCGACCACTTCGTCGCGGTCGGCTGCCGCTTCGAGGTGATGGACATGGACCGCAACCGCGTCGACAAGGTCCTGATCAATGCCGTGCCCGAAAGCGGCGACGCGGCCGGCTGA
- the glpK gene encoding glycerol kinase GlpK has protein sequence MPASTAARRDYVLALDQGTTSSRALLFDRGGRPCAAARQEFAQSYPRPGWVEHDPEEIWRSQLAVARAVLRDSGVPASRIAAVGIANQRETTLLWDRASGAALAPAIVWQDRRTAGLCEALAAAGHGELFARRTGLLLDPYFSATKLKWLLDHVPGARARAERGELAFGTVDSWLAWKFTDGRAHVTDVSNAARTLLFDIHRRCWDEELLALLDLPAALLPQVADSSTVVGRIGAHWLGDEIPLAAPAGDQQAATFGQACRRPGMAKNTYGTGCFLLLNTGARPIESRRRLLSTIGWRRGGDTTYLLEGSVFMGGAVVQWLRDGLGLINAADEVEALAASVPDSGGVYLVPAHAGLGAPYWDPHARGALLGLSRGSTRAHLARAALEAIAYQSAELLQAMAEDAGQPLAELRVDGGAAANDLLLQFQADLLGVPVLRPQVTETTALGAAFLAGLAVGFWQDEAELDAHWRVARRFEPALAADRRAALLAGWRRAVARSLAWAEAD, from the coding sequence ATGCCTGCCAGCACGGCCGCTCGTCGCGATTACGTCCTCGCCCTTGACCAGGGCACGACCAGCTCCCGCGCCCTCCTCTTCGACCGCGGCGGCCGCCCCTGCGCCGCGGCGCGGCAGGAATTCGCGCAGTCGTATCCGCGGCCGGGGTGGGTCGAGCACGACCCCGAGGAGATCTGGCGGAGCCAGCTCGCGGTCGCCCGCGCGGTGCTGCGCGACAGCGGCGTGCCGGCTTCCCGCATAGCCGCCGTCGGCATCGCCAACCAGCGCGAGACGACATTGCTCTGGGATCGCGCCAGCGGCGCCGCGCTGGCGCCGGCGATCGTCTGGCAGGACCGGCGCACCGCCGGCCTCTGCGAGGCGCTGGCGGCGGCCGGCCACGGCGAGCTGTTCGCCCGCCGCACCGGCCTGCTGCTCGACCCCTACTTCTCCGCGACCAAGCTCAAGTGGCTGCTCGACCACGTGCCCGGCGCGCGCGCCCGCGCCGAGCGCGGCGAACTGGCCTTCGGCACCGTCGATAGCTGGCTGGCCTGGAAATTCACCGACGGCCGCGCGCACGTCACCGACGTCTCCAACGCCGCGCGCACGCTGCTCTTCGACATCCACCGCCGCTGCTGGGACGAGGAGCTGCTGGCGCTGCTCGACCTTCCCGCCGCGCTGCTGCCGCAGGTGGCCGACAGCAGCACCGTGGTCGGCCGCATCGGCGCGCACTGGCTGGGCGACGAGATCCCGCTCGCCGCGCCCGCCGGCGACCAGCAGGCGGCGACCTTCGGCCAGGCCTGCCGGCGGCCGGGGATGGCCAAGAACACCTACGGCACCGGCTGCTTCCTGCTGCTCAACACCGGCGCGCGGCCGATCGAATCGCGCCGGCGCCTGCTGAGCACGATCGGCTGGCGGCGCGGCGGCGACACCACCTACCTGCTCGAAGGCAGCGTCTTCATGGGCGGCGCCGTCGTCCAGTGGCTGCGCGACGGGCTCGGCCTGATCAACGCCGCGGACGAGGTCGAGGCACTCGCCGCGAGCGTGCCGGACAGCGGCGGCGTCTACCTGGTGCCGGCGCACGCCGGGCTCGGCGCGCCGTACTGGGACCCGCACGCGCGCGGCGCGCTGCTCGGCCTCTCCCGCGGCAGCACGCGCGCGCACCTCGCCCGTGCCGCGCTGGAGGCGATCGCCTACCAGAGCGCCGAGCTGCTGCAGGCGATGGCCGAGGACGCCGGGCAGCCGCTCGCCGAACTGCGCGTCGACGGCGGCGCCGCCGCCAACGACCTGCTGCTGCAGTTCCAGGCCGACCTGCTCGGCGTGCCGGTGCTGCGGCCGCAGGTCACCGAAACCACCGCCCTCGGCGCCGCCTTCCTCGCCGGGCTGGCGGTCGGCTTCTGGCAGGACGAGGCCGAGCTCGACGCGCACTGGCGCGTCGCGCGCCGCTTCGAACCGGCGCTGGCGGCCGACCGCCGCGCGGCGCTGCTTGCCGGCTGGCGCCGCGCGGTGGCGCGCAGCCTGGCCTGGGCCGAGGCCGACTGA